One segment of Rosa chinensis cultivar Old Blush chromosome 6, RchiOBHm-V2, whole genome shotgun sequence DNA contains the following:
- the LOC112169036 gene encoding probable prolyl 4-hydroxylase 9, translating to MKLKAKAPKAKLGLPTIVLLCFLCFIAGLFTSTLLSQVSVPQFLSGPRSSSRILESEDEDHRPILPGETGESFIASIPFQVLSWKPRALYFPRFATAEQCESVIKRAKAKLRPSTLALRKGETVESTKGTRTSSGTFISASEDETGVLDIIEQKIARATMLPRDHGEAFNILRYDIGQKYDSHYDAFNPDEYGPQQSQRFASFLLYLSNVEEGGETMFPFENGSNMDIRYDYKKCIGLKVKPRQGDGLLFYSVLPNGTIDQTSLHGSCPVIRGEKWVATKWIRNQEEE from the exons ATGAAACTGAAAGCAAAAGCCCCCAAAGCAAAGTTGGGGCTACCCACCATCGTCCTCCTCTGTTTCCTCTGCTTCATTGCCGGCCTTTTCACCTCCACCCTCCTCTCCCAGGTCTCCGTCCCTCAATTCCTCTCCGGTCCACGGTCGAGTTCTAGAATACTCGAATCCGAGGATGAAGATCACCGTCCAATACTGCCCGGGGAGACCGGAGAGAGCTTCATTGCGTCGATTCCGTTCCAG GTGTTGAGTTGGAAGCCGCGGGCGCTTTATTTTCCGAGATTTGCAACTGCGGAGCAATGTGAGAGTGTGATCAAGAGGGCCAAGGCTAAGCTCAGGCCTTCGACGTTGGCTTTGAGGAAAGGAGAGACTGTTGAGAGCACAAAGGGGACTAGAACAAG TTCAGGGACCTTTATCAGTGCATCAGAAGATGAGACTGGAGTCCTGGATATTATTGAGCAAAAGATTGCCCGGGCTACGATGTTACCAAGGGACCATGGAGAG GCATTCAATATATTGCGGTATGACATTGGCCAGAAGTATGATTCTCATTATGATGCGTTCAACCCAGATGAATATGGCCCACAGCAAAGCCAAAGA TTTGCTTCATTTTTGCTGTATCTATCTAATGTAGAAGAAGGTGGAGAAACAATGTTTCCTTTCGAG AACGGTTCAAATATGGATATTAGATACGATTACAAGAAATGCATTGGTCTAAAAGTTAAGCCAAGGCAAGGGGATGGGCTTTTATTTTATTCGGTGCTTCCAAATGGCACAATTGATCAG ACATCTCTTCATGGAAGCTGCCCAGTGATCAGAGGGGAGAAATGGGTGGCAACAAAGTGGATTAGAAATCAAGAAGAGGAATAA